The genomic window TTGCTCGACCAGTGCGGCTCCGAATACGTCCGCTTGACCAGGTGCGGGGCGAGCTTCTCGGCCCATTCGGGTTCGATGCGGGCCGCCATCCGCGCCCACAGCCGGGACGTCTCGACGAGTTCGGACGCCATCACCCAGCGGGGCGGCTTCTTGAACAGGCCCGAGCCGGGGAAGATCGCGAACCGGCTGCCGCGGGCACCGAGGAAGTCGCGCTTCTCGCCCTCGCGGACACCGATGTGGGACAGCAGCCCCGCCAGCAGCGACTGGTGGATCAGGGACTCGGAGGCCCCGGCCGCCCCGGAACCGGAGGTCTCCCAGCCGAGCCCCCGGGTGATCTGCCGCAGCTGCCCGTGCAGGTCCTGCCATTCGCGGATCCGCAACCAGTGCAGGAATTCGGTGCGGCACATCTTCCGGAACTGGCTCGAACTCAGCTCCGTCCGCTGCTCGCGCAGGTACTCCCACAGCTTCAGGTAGGCCAGGAAGTCGGAGTTCTCCACGTTGAAGCGGGCGTGCTTCTCGTCGGCGGCCTGCTGGTGCTCGGCGGGACGCTCCCGCACGTCCTGGATGGACAGCGCGGAGACGATCACGAGCATCTCTCGCAGGCAGCCGTTGCGATGCGCCTCGACGAGCATGCGGGCCATCCGCGGATCCACCGGAAGCTGGGCGAGTTCGCGTCCGACGGACGTCAGTTCGGGACTGTCGGTCCGGCCGGAACCCAGGGCCCCCAGTTCCTCGAGCAGTGCGATGCCGTCACGGATCGCCCGCGGATCGGGGGCCTCGACGAACGGGAACGCCTCGATGTCGCCGAGACCGAGGGCCGTCATCTGCAGCACGACGGACGCCAGGTTGGTGCGCAGGATCTCCGGCTCGGTGAACGCCGGACGCGACTCGAAGTCGTCCTCCGAGTACAGCCGGATGCAGATGCCGTCGGCGACACGGCCGCAGCGTCCGGCACGTTGCCGGGCCGACGCCTGCGAAATGTCCTCGATCGGCAGTCGCTGCACCTTGGTGCGCACCGAGTAGCGGGAGATGCGGGCGGTGCCCGGGTCGACGACGTACCGGATACCGGGCACGGTCAGCGACGTCTCGGCGACGTTGGTGGCCAGCACGACCCGGCGTCCGGTGTGCGGGGTGAACACCTTGTGCTGTTCGGCCGCCGACAGGCGGGCGTACAGCGGCACGATCTCGGTGTTCCGGTAGCGGCGGTCGCGCAGCGCGTCGGCGGTGTCACGGATCTCGCGCTCACCGGACAGGAACACCAGGATGTCGCCGTCCCCCTCGGCGGCGAGTTCCTCGACGGCCTCGCACACCGCGTCCACCGGGTCGCGGTCGATCAGCTGGTCGCCGGCTTCGACGGTCAGTGGCCGGTAGCGCATCTCGACGGGGAACGTGCGCCCGGACACCTCGACGATCGGGGCCGGCACCCCGTCGACCGCGAAGTGCTCGGCGAACCGCTCCGGATCGATCGTCGCCGACGTGATGATCACCTTGAGGTCGGGCCGGCGCGGCAGCAGCTGCTTGAGGTAACCGAGGATGAAATCGATGTTGAGGCTGCGCTCGTGGGCCTCGTCGATGATGAGGGTGTCGTAGCGGCGCAGCATCCGGTCGCGCTGGATCTCGGCGAGCAGGATGCCGTCGGTCATCAGTTTCACGAGCGTCGAATCCGACACCTGGTCGGTGAACCGGACGGTATAGCCGACCGTGTCACCCAGGTCGCGGCCGATCTCCTCGGCGATGCGTTCGGCGACCGTGCGGGCGGCGAGCCGTCGCGGCTGCGTGTGGCCGATCAGTCCACGGACACCGCGCCCGAGTTCGAGGCAGATCTTCGGGATCTGGGTGGTCTTGCCGGACCCGGTCTCGCCGGCCACGATCACCACCTGGTGCGACGCGATCGCGGCCGCGATGTCCTCGCGGCGCGCACTGACCGGCAGCGCCTCCGGGAACGTGACGGCCGGCACCTGGGCGCGGCGTCCGTCGATCCGCAGCTCCGCCGCGGTGATCTCGTCGGTGAGGGCCGCCAGCGCCGCCGGCGACTTGGCCCGGTCGAGGCGTCGGCGCAACCGGTGCTCGTCCCGGATCGTGAGCGCGCCGAGGCGCTTGCGGGCCTCGCGGCGATCGAACGTGGAATCGGCGGCGGGAGATGATGTCGACATGCTGCGGACAGCCTATCGAAGCCGCGCAACCGCGATTTCGTCCGGAACCTCCGCGTCCACCGTGGCATAGTCGCGGCAGAGGTGATTCGACCGGAGAAGGAGAGCTCGGATGGGCGGAGCACTGTGGCACGGGTTCGCGGACATGGGTGCGGTGCACCGTGACGGCGCATTCGTCGTGAGTCGTGGTGAGGGCGCCTACATCTGGGACACCGACGGCACCCGATACCTCGATGCCACCGCGGGACTGTGGTTCACCAACGTCGGGCACGGGCGCACCGAGATCGCCGACGCCGT from Prescottella sp. R16 includes these protein-coding regions:
- the hrpA gene encoding ATP-dependent RNA helicase HrpA — its product is MSTSSPAADSTFDRREARKRLGALTIRDEHRLRRRLDRAKSPAALAALTDEITAAELRIDGRRAQVPAVTFPEALPVSARREDIAAAIASHQVVIVAGETGSGKTTQIPKICLELGRGVRGLIGHTQPRRLAARTVAERIAEEIGRDLGDTVGYTVRFTDQVSDSTLVKLMTDGILLAEIQRDRMLRRYDTLIIDEAHERSLNIDFILGYLKQLLPRRPDLKVIITSATIDPERFAEHFAVDGVPAPIVEVSGRTFPVEMRYRPLTVEAGDQLIDRDPVDAVCEAVEELAAEGDGDILVFLSGEREIRDTADALRDRRYRNTEIVPLYARLSAAEQHKVFTPHTGRRVVLATNVAETSLTVPGIRYVVDPGTARISRYSVRTKVQRLPIEDISQASARQRAGRCGRVADGICIRLYSEDDFESRPAFTEPEILRTNLASVVLQMTALGLGDIEAFPFVEAPDPRAIRDGIALLEELGALGSGRTDSPELTSVGRELAQLPVDPRMARMLVEAHRNGCLREMLVIVSALSIQDVRERPAEHQQAADEKHARFNVENSDFLAYLKLWEYLREQRTELSSSQFRKMCRTEFLHWLRIREWQDLHGQLRQITRGLGWETSGSGAAGASESLIHQSLLAGLLSHIGVREGEKRDFLGARGSRFAIFPGSGLFKKPPRWVMASELVETSRLWARMAARIEPEWAEKLAPHLVKRTYSEPHWSSKREAAMAYERVTLYGVPLVTGRLVPYASIDPEVSRELFIRHALVQGEWKTRHRFFHANRALLDDVEELEQRARRRDILVDDETLFEFYDDRVGPEAVSARHFDTWWKKTRREHPDLLTFTASTVVNADSAAVLEGDYPDAWRQGEIQFPLTYQFEPGTDDDGVTARIPVALLAGVRPVGFDWLVPGMRTELVTALIKSLPKQLRRQVVPAPDFAAAALASVTPRSESLVHALARELSRLGNCRIDPTDFDVASLPPHLRMTFAAVDDKGTVLGKDKSLAALRRTLAPRVEVAVAKATATTERTPSLVWTAQTLGTLPETVTRTLGGQKVTGYPALVPEESGVAVRVLTTPAAQRAAMRAGTRTLLLNAVPTQAKSVTNGMSNADRLALGQNPDGSFDALLEDCRACAVDELIAENGGPVQDPAAFEALTATVRAQLSTRVARLLRMLLPALAQAHRLAIALERASGEAADDVREQRESLLFPGFVTELGTRRLKDLPRYLAAATARLEALPASLQRDRAGMDTLDRVYAAYDRMLSALPEERRGDRDVTDILWTVEELRVSLFAQSLGTAGPVSEKRILKAIDKIRR